In a genomic window of Alcanivorax sp.:
- a CDS encoding MbcA/ParS/Xre antitoxin family protein, translated as MEAARQQTPQALDDGARHAALRAVLKLLEHWQCSEKEKMALLGVGRSTLHKYQSQPDSARVGNDLLERLSYLLNIHQALRTLFGNRENVYGFVRMANHNPFFNGATPMDIMSNGRVASLYEVHRQLDSLRGGQWG; from the coding sequence ATGGAAGCAGCCAGACAACAGACACCCCAGGCACTGGACGACGGCGCCCGCCATGCGGCTCTGCGCGCCGTCCTCAAGCTCCTGGAGCATTGGCAGTGCAGTGAAAAGGAAAAGATGGCCCTGCTCGGCGTGGGCCGTTCCACCCTGCACAAGTACCAGAGCCAGCCGGACAGCGCCCGGGTCGGCAACGACCTGCTGGAGCGCCTGAGCTATTTGCTGAACATCCATCAGGCGCTACGCACCCTGTTCGGAAACCGGGAAAACGTTTATGGCTTCGTACGCATGGCCAACCACAACCCGTTCTTCAACGGCGCCACGCCCATGGACATCATGAGCAACGGCCGCGTGGCCAGCCTCTACGAAGTGCACCGTCAGCTGGACAGCCTGCGGGGCGGGCAATGGGGATGA
- a CDS encoding RES family NAD+ phosphorylase: MGMRETEIHALPRHTLSSQTAYRLVNGKYPPIAIFDDVADQTDFDALFAVQALTNPRLQNEVGDLNRVPPAERPWGIPGCNYALGPFVHVSPAGSRFSDGAYGVFYCADRMATALAETRYHQQRYFQRVEGLKYDRIVMRGLKVHFSATLCDITPATQHPHWHDPHDYRAARQLGQQLQQQRETGLHYESVRAPGSHCYALFTPQPLEAITPSAHYEYIWDGEKIAHTLTIRRLS; this comes from the coding sequence ATGGGGATGAGGGAAACCGAGATCCACGCCCTGCCCCGACACACACTCTCCTCCCAGACCGCCTACCGGCTGGTCAACGGCAAATATCCGCCCATCGCCATCTTTGACGATGTGGCGGACCAGACGGATTTCGACGCCCTGTTTGCGGTACAGGCCCTGACCAATCCGCGCCTGCAGAACGAGGTGGGCGACCTGAACCGGGTACCGCCCGCAGAGCGTCCCTGGGGCATTCCCGGCTGCAACTATGCCCTGGGCCCCTTTGTTCATGTGAGCCCGGCCGGCTCCCGGTTTTCCGATGGTGCCTACGGCGTCTTCTACTGCGCGGATCGAATGGCCACCGCCCTGGCCGAAACCCGCTATCATCAGCAGCGTTACTTCCAGCGGGTAGAGGGCTTGAAATACGATCGCATTGTCATGCGCGGCCTCAAGGTTCATTTCTCCGCCACCCTGTGCGACATCACCCCGGCAACGCAGCATCCGCACTGGCATGACCCGCATGATTACCGGGCCGCACGGCAGCTGGGCCAGCAGCTCCAGCAGCAGCGTGAAACCGGCCTCCACTACGAATCGGTCCGCGCCCCCGGCAGCCACTGCTACGCCCTGTTCACCCCCCAGCCGCTGGAGGCCATCACCCCCAGCGCCCACTACGAATACATCTGGGATGGGGAAAAGATCG